The following is a genomic window from Longimicrobiaceae bacterium.
CGGTGCGCCTCGACGGCGAGGGCGATGGCGTCTTCCAGGCTCGCTGTCATGCTCTCCTACTGGATGATCTCGAAGTCGGCGACGGTGAAGCCCCCTTCGTCGTCGACCATTTGCCGGTCGTAGTCGACGGAGTAGCTGAGGGGATGGCCCCGGCGCCGGTCGTAGCTGGCGTGAAAGCGGTACGGATTCTCGGCGAGCGTGGCCTCGATCACCGCGAAGAGGTCCTCCACCGTGTCGTACGCGTCGAAGAACTCCCGCCGGATGGGACGGGCGTCGAACAGTGCCTCGACGGAGACCGTGCGGCCGCCGCGGACCTCGACGCGGGCCGGGGCGACGGACTCCGGCATGCACTCCCCGCACGCCTTGATGATGGTGTACCGGTAGTCACTGATTCCCTGGCGCTCCCACCGCGCGCGAGCCGCGCGGAGCTCGGCCCGGCCCTGGCCGGGGTCGAACGGACCGCCGGAGCACGCCTGGAGGGCCAGGATGACAAGGGCGAGCAGCGGGAGCCTGTTCTTCGCGGGGATCCGGTTCATCGTCGTCGCCTCTGCCGGGGTACGTGGCCGGGTGGACGGGCTGCATCGGTTCGACGACGGCCGGGGGGCGCCGGTCACCACCGGCGCCCGGTGCCCTTACCGCAGCGGCTCGAAGCGCTCCACCTGGAACCCGTGCTCGTCGCCCTCGACGTCGCGCCGGGGGTCCACGAAGAGGTACACGGGGTAGCCCCACTCGGGGTCGTATTCGGCCACCAGCTTGTCGGGCCCCTGCTCCATCGCGGCCTGGACGAAGTCGAAGAGCTCCCAGAAGTTGTCCAGGCTGTCGACGACTTGGGTGCGGATGGGCCGCATGGGGTCCAGCGCGGTGACGGAGGCCGTCTTCCCGTCGCGCACCTCCACGAGGGCGGGGTTGGTGACCTCGGGCTCGCAGCGGCAGCTCCTCTGGATGGTGTACCTGTAGTCGCCGACGCGACGGCTCTCCCACAGCTCCCGGTTAGCGTAGAGGTCCTCCTTCGTCGACAGGGATGGCCCGACGGGAGCCAGCTCGTGGGCGCACGCCTGGAGCACGAGGACGGCACCGGCGATTCCGGCAAGCGCCCACCTACGGTTCGGTCGGGTCTGGCTCATTCGGTCCTC
Proteins encoded in this region:
- a CDS encoding DUF6174 domain-containing protein, producing MNRIPAKNRLPLLALVILALQACSGGPFDPGQGRAELRAARARWERQGISDYRYTIIKACGECMPESVAPARVEVRGGRTVSVEALFDARPIRREFFDAYDTVEDLFAVIEATLAENPYRFHASYDRRRGHPLSYSVDYDRQMVDDEGGFTVADFEIIQ
- a CDS encoding DUF6174 domain-containing protein; translation: MSQTRPNRRWALAGIAGAVLVLQACAHELAPVGPSLSTKEDLYANRELWESRRVGDYRYTIQRSCRCEPEVTNPALVEVRDGKTASVTALDPMRPIRTQVVDSLDNFWELFDFVQAAMEQGPDKLVAEYDPEWGYPVYLFVDPRRDVEGDEHGFQVERFEPLR